The Metabacillus sediminilitoris genome window below encodes:
- the rho gene encoding transcription termination factor Rho has product MNQVSISSLEHMKLKELYELARHFKISYYSKLTKKELIFAILKANAEQEDLLFMEGVLEIIQSEGFGFLRPINYSPSSEDIYISASQIRRFDLRNGDKVSGKVRPPKENERYYGLLHVEAVNGEDPETAKERVHFPALTPLYPDRQIYLETKPNYLSTRIMDLIAPVGFGQRGLIVAPPKAGKTMLLKEIANSITTNNPEAELIVLLIDERPEEVTDIERSVAGDVVSSTFDEVPENHIKVAELVLERAMRLVEHKKDVIILMDSITRLARAYNLVIPPSGRTLSGGIDPAAFHRPKRFFGAARNIEEGGSLTILATALVDTGSRMDDVIYEEFKGTGNMELHLDRSLAEKRIFPAIDIRRSGTRKEELLIPKDHLDKLWAIRKSMSDSPDFIEKFLRKLRQTKSNEEFFGQLDAEMKAVRNR; this is encoded by the coding sequence ATGAATCAGGTTTCAATTTCTTCATTGGAACATATGAAATTGAAAGAATTGTACGAGCTTGCACGTCATTTTAAAATATCGTATTACAGCAAGCTGACGAAAAAAGAATTGATTTTTGCTATTTTAAAAGCAAATGCAGAACAAGAGGATTTATTATTCATGGAAGGTGTCTTAGAAATCATCCAGTCTGAAGGATTTGGCTTCTTAAGACCGATTAACTATTCACCAAGTTCTGAGGATATTTATATTTCTGCTTCGCAAATTAGACGTTTTGATTTACGAAATGGGGACAAAGTATCTGGAAAGGTGCGTCCACCAAAAGAAAATGAACGCTACTACGGCTTACTTCATGTTGAAGCAGTTAATGGTGAAGACCCAGAAACGGCTAAGGAACGTGTCCACTTTCCAGCATTAACTCCACTTTATCCAGATAGACAAATATACTTAGAAACAAAACCAAATTATTTATCAACAAGAATCATGGATCTAATCGCACCTGTCGGATTTGGTCAGCGTGGCTTAATTGTTGCCCCGCCTAAGGCAGGAAAAACAATGCTTTTAAAAGAGATCGCTAACAGTATTACGACTAATAATCCTGAAGCAGAACTTATCGTTCTATTAATAGATGAACGTCCTGAAGAAGTAACAGATATTGAACGTTCCGTAGCTGGTGACGTCGTTAGCTCAACGTTTGATGAAGTACCTGAAAATCATATTAAAGTAGCTGAGCTTGTTCTTGAGCGAGCTATGCGCCTTGTTGAACATAAAAAGGATGTTATTATTTTAATGGATAGCATCACTCGTTTAGCACGTGCATACAACTTGGTGATCCCGCCAAGCGGACGTACATTATCTGGTGGTATTGATCCAGCAGCCTTCCACCGTCCAAAACGCTTCTTTGGAGCAGCGCGTAACATTGAAGAGGGTGGAAGCTTAACCATTCTTGCAACAGCATTAGTCGATACAGGTTCACGTATGGATGACGTTATTTACGAGGAATTCAAAGGAACAGGAAATATGGAGCTTCACTTAGACCGCTCACTTGCCGAAAAACGTATTTTCCCAGCAATCGATATCCGTCGTTCTGGGACAAGAAAAGAAGAACTTCTTATTCCAAAAGACCATCTCGACAAATTATGGGCTATTCGTAAATCAATGTCAGATTCACCAGACTTTATTGAAAAGTTCTTAAGAAAACTTCGTCAAACAAAATCAAATGAAGAATTCTTTGGTCAATTAGATGCGGAAATGAAGGCGGTTAGGAATAGATAA